One Natator depressus isolate rNatDep1 chromosome 3, rNatDep2.hap1, whole genome shotgun sequence DNA segment encodes these proteins:
- the SSTR4 gene encoding somatostatin receptor type 4, producing MSTDANHLPAGSQEGSGAMWTPSSWMASDVPPNASTSLAQLDQRQRAEEWGGNAGEIAGTVVIQCIYALVCLLGLLGNSLVIFVILRYAKMKTATNIYLLNLAIADELLMLSIPFVAASAALHHWPFGRALCRTVLGVDGLNMFTSVFCLTVLSLDRYIAVVHPLRAATYRRPRVAKMVNGGVWLLSLLVASPIPIFAGTATTHDGRAVACNLLWPSPAWSAAFVVYTTLLGFLLPVLAMGLCYLPIVGKMRAVAQQVGWQQWRHSEGKLTRLVLIVVAMFMVCWMPFHVVQLVNLLLPGHLDATVNSASLILSYSNSCTNPILYGFLSENFRHSFHGALRRCCNASFCCCRHPDLDGAEEEEEEEPLDYCAVPKGEETSKGCMCPSLHCQREPVHPEPCCTPGTLLAKTTTF from the coding sequence ATGAGCACGGATGCCAACCACCTGCCTGCAGGATCCCAGGAGGGGAGCGGGGCTATGTGGACTCCATCCAGCTGGATGGCTTCTGATGTCCCTCCCAATGCCAGCACCTCCTTGGCACAGCTGGATCAGCGGCAAagggcagaggagtggggtggcAATGCCGGAGAGATTGCGGGCACGGTAGTGATCCAGTGTATCTACGCCCTGGTgtgcctgctggggctgctcGGCAACTCACTGGTGATCTTCGTCATCCTGCGCTACGCCAAGATGAAGACGGCCACCAACATTTACCTGCTCAACCTGGCCATCGCCGACGAGCTCCTCATGCTCAGCATCCCCTTCGTGGCGGCCTCGGCTGCGCTGCACCACTGGCCCTTCGGCCGGGCCCTGTGCCGCACCGTGCTGGGCGTGGACGGGCTCAACATGTTCACCAGCGTCTTCTGCCTGACCGTGCTCAGCCTGGACCGCTACATCGCTGTGGTGCACCCGCTGCGGGCAGCCACTTACCGCCGGCCCCGGGTGGCCAAGATGGTCAACGGAGGGGTCTGGCTGCTCTCGCTTCTGGTGGCCTCGCCCATCCCCATCTTCGCCGGCACAGCCACCACGCACGACGGCCGAGCAGTGGCCTGCAACCTGCTGTGGCCTAGTCCGGCCTGGTCGGCTGCCTTTGTGGTCTACACGACCTTGCTGGGCTTCCTGCTGCCGGTGCTGGCCATGGGCCTCTGCTACCTGCCGATTGTGGGCAAGATGCGGGCGGTGGCTCAGCAGGTGGGCTGGCAGCAGTGGCGGCATTCGGAGGGGAAGCTGACCCGGCTGGTGTTGATCGTGGTGGCCATGTTCATGGTGTGCTGGATGCCCTTTCACGTGGTTCAGCTGGTGAATCTGCTGCTGCCCGGCCACCTGGATGCCACAGTGAACAGTGCCTCTCTCATCCTCAGCTACTCCAACAGCTGCACCAACCCCATCCTCTACGGCTTCCTCTCGGAGAACTTCAGGCACTCCTTCCACGGGGCGCTACGGCGGTGCTGCAACgccagcttctgctgctgccgccacccGGACCTGGATGGcgctgaggaggaagaggaggaggagccgctAGATTACTGTGCCGTCCCCAAGGGGGAGGAGACGAGCAAGGGCTGCATGTGCCCATCTTTGCATTGCCAGCGGGAGCCGGTGCACCCTGAGCCCTGCTGTACACCTGGCACCCTCCTTGCAAAGACCACCACCTTCTAG